A stretch of Lutra lutra chromosome 9, mLutLut1.2, whole genome shotgun sequence DNA encodes these proteins:
- the LOC125110064 gene encoding uncharacterized protein C3orf26 homolog, with translation MADDLGDEWWEDQPAGAASSPEASGGEGGGDPEMQQETAPVPALSKKTKQPKECFLIQPKETKEDATKTRKRRKKKITDVLAKSEPKPGTPEDLQKLMKDYYSSNRSVIELEELNLPDSCFLKANDLTHSLSSYLKEICPKWVKLRKNHNEKKSVLMLIICSSAVRALELIRSMTAFRGDSKVMKLFAKHIKVQEQVKLLEKRVVHLGVGTPGRIKELVKQGGLNLNPLKFLVFDWNWRDQKLRRMMDIPEIRKEVFELLEMGVLSLCKSESLKLGLF, from the coding sequence ATGGCAGACGACCTTGGAGACGAGTGGTGGGAGGACCAGCCTGCAGGAGCAGCCAGCAGCCCAGAAGCATCAGgtggtgaaggaggaggagacccAGAAATGCAGCAGGAGACAGCTCCAGTACCAGCCCTGTCAAAGAAGACCAAACAGCCTAAAGAATGTTTCTTGATAcaaccaaaggaaacaaaagaagatgCCACCaagacaaggaagagaagaaagaagaaaattacagatgTTCTTGCAAAATCAGAGCCAAAACCAGGTACCCCTGAAGACCTACAGAAACTGATGAAGGACTATTACAGCAGCAATCGTTCAGTGATTGAATTAGAAGAACTAAACCTACCAGACTCCTGTTTCCTCAAGGCCAATGATTTGACTCATAGTCTCTCATCATACCTAAAAGAAATCTGCCCTAAGTGGGTAAAACTTCGGAAAAACcataatgagaagaaatcagtCCTGATGTTGATTATCTGCAGCTCTGCTGTCCGGGCCTTGGAGCTCATTAGGTCAATGACAGCATTTAGAGGGGACAGCAAAGTtatgaaattatttgcaaaacacattaaGGTCCAAGAGCAGGTAAAGTTGCTGGAGAAGCGTGTGGTGCACCTGGGCGTAGGAACACCTGGGAGAATTAAAGAACTCGTTAAACAAGGTGGCCTTAATTTGAACCCCTTAAAGTTTCTTGTTTTTGACTGGAACTGGAGAGATCAGAAGTTGAGGAGGATGATGGACATTCCCGAGATAAGAAAGGAGGTTTTTGAACTTCTGGAAATGGGAGTCCTCAGTCTATGCAAGTCTGAATCTTTGAAGCTCGGCCTTTTCTAA